Proteins encoded by one window of Nocardia goodfellowii:
- a CDS encoding maltokinase N-terminal cap-like domain-containing protein, with translation MAVVHNTTMEPTKLELLAHWLPQQRWYHGAGAPVLRKAGGFRLDDPAGEVGIEFMIVIDETADPVAAYHVPMTYRGEPVAGAEAALIGTSEHGVLGTRWIYDGAADEVLLEQAAALLTGKAQAQAQNASDAIDPTVEVATAPDRPLTVRVNRTPRDQRPAAALGYVTAPWQAGDVTARGVLLEAVA, from the coding sequence ATGGCTGTCGTACACAACACCACGATGGAACCGACCAAGCTGGAACTGCTGGCGCACTGGCTGCCGCAGCAGCGGTGGTATCACGGTGCCGGCGCACCGGTGCTGCGGAAAGCCGGCGGGTTCCGCCTCGATGATCCCGCGGGCGAGGTCGGTATCGAGTTCATGATCGTGATCGACGAGACGGCGGACCCGGTCGCGGCGTACCACGTACCGATGACCTACCGGGGCGAGCCGGTCGCGGGAGCGGAGGCCGCTTTGATCGGCACCTCGGAACACGGTGTGCTGGGCACACGCTGGATCTACGACGGTGCGGCCGATGAGGTGCTGCTGGAGCAGGCGGCGGCGCTGCTCACCGGAAAGGCGCAAGCGCAGGCGCAGAACGCGAGCGACGCCATCGACCCGACCGTCGAAGTGGCGACCGCGCCCGACCGCCCGCTCACCGTGCGGGTCAACCGCACCCCGCGGGATCAGCGCCCGGCTGCTGCCCTCGGTTATGTCACGGCCCCGTGGCAGGCAGGGGACGTCACCGCGCGCGGCGTGCTTCTGGAGGCCGTGGCCTGA
- a CDS encoding polysaccharide biosynthesis protein, translated as MTANVAGYLLQVLASRWLGVSGFSEFASLLAVQLLCAVPALALQNVVARELVRGASVPALRRLQWRCAVIVAVLAALLVPLVTVALEVNVLACAAALGAAPALVLLSGEQGILQGSNRFRQLAQVLGFAGIARVAPALAALILGGGTAAALCAAALGLTAAAGFARYVAGSRAPMVDVTARPLPLGSAEPPQEGAAPTPRVGVLPVLRAAQVQAALMALSSADLIVVRMVLGDTDDASRYALGTVAAKIAFWLPQAVGVVLYPRMAQPTHSARAIRDALAVLSGIGIVAVLGAAVAAPLAPLFAGADYAPIQGLLWLFALHGAILAVLQGAVLSAIAVDRTALAALAWIGLAVEVTLALVFAHSVPSLITICVCVAAATTTLVAATVLRTADTPAG; from the coding sequence ATGACGGCGAATGTCGCGGGCTATCTGTTGCAGGTGCTGGCCAGCCGCTGGCTGGGAGTGTCCGGGTTCAGCGAGTTCGCGAGCCTGCTGGCGGTGCAACTCCTGTGCGCGGTCCCGGCGCTGGCGTTGCAGAACGTGGTCGCCCGGGAACTGGTGCGCGGTGCGAGTGTGCCCGCCCTGCGGCGGTTGCAGTGGCGGTGTGCGGTGATCGTGGCGGTGCTCGCGGCATTGCTGGTGCCGCTGGTGACGGTCGCGCTGGAGGTGAATGTACTCGCCTGTGCCGCCGCTCTCGGCGCCGCGCCCGCCTTGGTGCTGCTGTCCGGTGAGCAGGGAATTCTCCAGGGCAGCAATAGATTCCGGCAACTCGCCCAGGTCCTCGGATTCGCCGGGATCGCCCGCGTCGCCCCCGCGCTGGCGGCGCTGATCCTCGGCGGCGGCACCGCTGCCGCCCTGTGCGCCGCCGCCCTCGGCTTGACGGCAGCGGCGGGATTCGCGCGCTACGTCGCCGGCAGCCGAGCACCCATGGTCGACGTGACCGCACGGCCGTTGCCCCTTGGATCGGCGGAGCCGCCGCAAGAAGGGGCAGCGCCAACCCCCCGCGTAGGCGTTCTCCCGGTGCTGCGGGCCGCGCAGGTGCAGGCGGCACTGATGGCTCTGTCGTCGGCCGACCTGATCGTGGTGCGGATGGTTCTCGGCGATACCGACGACGCCAGCCGATACGCGCTCGGTACCGTCGCCGCGAAGATCGCGTTCTGGTTGCCGCAAGCGGTGGGTGTGGTTCTCTATCCCCGGATGGCGCAGCCGACGCATTCGGCGCGCGCCATCCGGGACGCGCTGGCGGTGCTTTCCGGGATCGGTATCGTCGCCGTCCTCGGTGCGGCGGTCGCGGCTCCGCTGGCTCCGCTGTTCGCGGGTGCGGACTATGCCCCGATTCAGGGCCTGCTGTGGTTGTTCGCGCTGCACGGCGCGATCCTGGCGGTATTGCAAGGGGCGGTGCTGTCGGCGATCGCTGTGGATCGCACCGCGCTGGCGGCGCTGGCGTGGATCGGCCTGGCGGTCGAGGTCACCCTGGCGCTGGTTTTCGCGCATTCGGTGCCGTCGCTGATCACCATTTGCGTGTGCGTCGCGGCCGCCACCACGACGCTGGTCGCCGCGACGGTCCTGCGTACCGCGGACACCCCGGCGGGTTGA
- a CDS encoding VOC family protein → MITAVHTLVYADDPDAARAFFRDVLRWPHVDAHDGWLIFKTGPSELGVHPAEMDATHHEISLLCDDIAATVDELAERGAKFDGGVVDRGFGLCVTMRIPGSGSMLLYQPRHPVAYPK, encoded by the coding sequence ATGATCACCGCTGTGCACACCCTCGTCTACGCGGACGATCCCGATGCCGCCCGCGCCTTCTTCCGTGACGTACTGCGCTGGCCGCATGTGGATGCCCACGACGGCTGGCTGATTTTCAAGACCGGTCCGAGCGAACTAGGGGTGCATCCGGCCGAAATGGACGCGACGCACCACGAGATCTCGCTGCTCTGCGACGACATCGCGGCCACGGTGGACGAACTCGCCGAGCGCGGAGCGAAATTCGACGGCGGGGTGGTGGATCGCGGTTTCGGGTTGTGCGTCACGATGCGCATTCCGGGTTCAGGATCGATGCTGCTGTATCAGCCCCGGCATCCGGTGGCCTACCCGAAATAG
- a CDS encoding NAD(P)/FAD-dependent oxidoreductase encodes MSDADVVVLGGGVAGLTTAIVLAERGARVRVWAKELAPWTTSAVAGALIWPYHVEPAELVGPWAVRSLREYEKLADAPATGVRLVTGVHADTPLDFMPVWTGALDGAREATAAELPEGFTQGLRATVPLLDMRVHLDYLTRRLAAAGGVLEERAVAGFGAATRAAPVIVNCTGLGARTLVPDTSVRPVRGQIVVVENPGLTEWFAAAGADLTYLLPRPGYVILGGTAQPGSWDLIPNPATARAIVARCARIQPALADARILEHRVGLRPSRPVVRVEREQLDGALLVHNYGHGGAGVTVAWGCAEAAAALI; translated from the coding sequence ATGAGCGACGCGGATGTGGTGGTGCTGGGTGGTGGGGTCGCCGGACTGACCACCGCGATCGTCCTCGCCGAGCGGGGTGCTCGGGTGCGGGTGTGGGCGAAAGAGCTTGCCCCCTGGACCACTTCGGCGGTGGCGGGTGCGCTGATCTGGCCGTATCACGTCGAACCGGCCGAGTTGGTGGGCCCGTGGGCGGTCCGGTCGCTACGGGAGTACGAGAAGCTGGCCGACGCGCCCGCCACCGGCGTTCGGCTGGTCACCGGCGTGCACGCCGATACACCGCTCGACTTCATGCCGGTCTGGACCGGCGCACTGGACGGGGCGCGGGAGGCGACCGCCGCCGAACTCCCCGAGGGATTCACCCAGGGGCTGCGGGCGACCGTCCCGCTGCTGGATATGCGGGTGCACCTGGACTACCTGACGCGGCGACTGGCGGCGGCGGGCGGCGTGCTCGAGGAGCGCGCGGTCGCCGGCTTCGGAGCCGCGACCCGGGCGGCCCCGGTGATCGTGAACTGCACCGGCCTCGGCGCGCGCACCCTGGTGCCGGACACCTCGGTACGGCCCGTGCGCGGGCAGATCGTGGTGGTCGAAAACCCCGGGCTCACCGAATGGTTCGCCGCCGCCGGGGCCGATCTGACCTATCTGCTGCCGCGCCCGGGCTATGTGATCCTGGGTGGCACCGCACAACCCGGCTCCTGGGATCTGATCCCGAATCCGGCCACGGCACGCGCCATCGTCGCCCGTTGCGCCCGCATCCAGCCCGCTCTCGCCGACGCCCGGATCCTGGAACACCGTGTGGGACTGCGCCCTTCGCGGCCCGTCGTACGCGTCGAGCGGGAACAGCTCGACGGCGCGTTGCTCGTGCACAACTACGGCCACGGTGGCGCGGGCGTCACCGTGGCCTGGGGGTGTGCGGAAGCCGCGGCCGCACTGATCTGA
- a CDS encoding DUF3068 domain-containing protein: protein MALSAGTRRTVACLLVGLGAFMIVLALMIPAYTVGKLAKTPLDLEITTIAKNAPGSESLVLDSKSLTAPEGSAKVDSNVPLVSQRFVTVEEPSDATEMTVQAGQTLRRIDKQGDTGLLTATVDRVTIDRKTGEPVAKEPNGSIAVTVDKEMKSVAEPVQHVGLQYRFPLGTEKKTYPYFDLNARKTFDINFVEETEINNMKVYHFTQTIPATSMWDVVKAPTNRLELPAAKWGVEGDGPVTMTRYYTNTRDLWVEPETGTVIKGGEQIHLYYSRTADKPEVTALKGNIVFDEPTIESQISVAKENIDKLALYGRVLPIVFGVLGAILLIVGVLIGIRGGSAPAGRGNRLAPGGPVRGDDSPTQVIDTRKL, encoded by the coding sequence ATGGCACTGAGTGCCGGAACCAGAAGGACGGTGGCCTGCCTGCTCGTGGGTCTCGGCGCGTTCATGATCGTGTTAGCGCTGATGATCCCGGCTTACACCGTCGGCAAACTGGCGAAGACTCCGCTCGACCTCGAGATCACGACCATCGCCAAGAATGCCCCCGGATCCGAAAGCCTGGTGCTCGACTCCAAGTCGCTCACCGCGCCCGAGGGTTCGGCCAAGGTCGACAGCAACGTGCCGCTGGTCTCGCAGCGCTTCGTCACCGTCGAGGAGCCGTCCGACGCCACCGAGATGACGGTCCAGGCCGGTCAGACGCTGCGTCGCATCGACAAGCAGGGCGACACCGGCCTGCTCACCGCGACCGTCGACCGGGTCACCATCGACCGCAAGACCGGTGAGCCGGTCGCCAAGGAGCCCAACGGCTCCATCGCGGTCACGGTCGACAAGGAGATGAAGAGCGTCGCGGAGCCGGTGCAGCACGTCGGTCTGCAGTACCGCTTCCCGCTCGGCACCGAGAAGAAGACCTACCCGTACTTCGATCTCAACGCGCGGAAGACCTTCGACATCAACTTCGTCGAAGAGACCGAGATCAACAACATGAAGGTCTACCACTTCACCCAGACCATCCCGGCCACCAGCATGTGGGACGTCGTCAAGGCGCCGACCAACCGGCTGGAACTGCCCGCCGCCAAGTGGGGCGTCGAGGGTGACGGCCCGGTCACCATGACCCGGTACTACACCAACACCCGTGACCTGTGGGTGGAGCCGGAGACCGGCACGGTGATCAAGGGTGGCGAGCAGATCCACCTGTACTACTCCCGCACCGCCGACAAGCCCGAGGTGACCGCGCTCAAGGGCAACATCGTCTTCGACGAGCCCACCATCGAGTCGCAGATCTCGGTCGCCAAGGAGAACATCGACAAGCTGGCCCTCTACGGCCGGGTCCTGCCGATCGTGTTCGGCGTGCTCGGCGCCATCCTGCTGATCGTCGGCGTGCTCATCGGCATCCGCGGCGGCTCGGCACCGGCCGGTCGCGGCAACCGCCTCGCGCCGGGTGGCCCGGTGCGTGGCGACGATTCACCCACCCAGGTGATCGACACGCGTAAACTCTGA
- a CDS encoding acyltransferase family protein, whose product MTATTPVSATTTPTAVRSRGFVPALEGMRGLAALGVLVTHVAFQTGSSSMPVLGRVWERFDMAVAVFFALSGFLLWRPHAAAARGLGTAPTVGYYFRHRAARILPAYWAVVVAVLLLLPSAADTAGWRVWFSNLALLQVFIPLTLTDGLTQMWSLSVEVAFYLVLPLLAFSVVWLRGAAARWRVPVLVALAVICLSWNFIPVPTPDAIHADNWLPAYLPWFAAGMVLAELVDIRRTAGPARWVRVLGNQPLMWTIALAAFLFSATDLGGPAGLTRAEPWQYAAKMALGLIIGFTLLAPLVLGDRRHRWLESRLAATIGRWSYGIFLWHLAVLSIVFPVFGILPFRGDFLWVLCLTIALTIPVAAASYALIEDPARRFARSRDRAKAAARDADSPTA is encoded by the coding sequence ATGACCGCCACCACCCCTGTGTCCGCCACCACGACACCCACCGCAGTCCGATCGCGCGGGTTCGTCCCCGCACTCGAAGGCATGCGCGGCCTGGCGGCCCTCGGTGTGTTGGTCACGCACGTGGCATTCCAAACCGGATCGTCCTCGATGCCGGTCCTCGGCCGGGTGTGGGAACGCTTCGACATGGCCGTCGCGGTGTTCTTCGCGCTCTCCGGATTCCTGCTGTGGCGTCCGCACGCGGCGGCCGCGCGCGGACTCGGCACCGCACCGACGGTCGGCTACTACTTCCGGCATCGCGCCGCTCGAATACTGCCCGCCTACTGGGCCGTGGTGGTCGCCGTGTTGTTGCTGCTGCCGAGTGCGGCCGATACCGCGGGCTGGCGAGTCTGGTTCTCCAATCTCGCGCTACTGCAGGTCTTCATTCCGCTGACCCTGACCGACGGCCTGACCCAGATGTGGAGCCTGTCGGTGGAGGTGGCCTTCTATCTGGTGCTGCCGCTGCTCGCGTTCAGCGTGGTGTGGCTGCGCGGCGCCGCGGCCCGGTGGCGGGTCCCGGTATTGGTAGCGCTCGCGGTGATCTGCCTGAGCTGGAACTTCATCCCGGTCCCGACACCGGACGCGATCCATGCCGACAATTGGCTGCCCGCCTATCTGCCGTGGTTCGCGGCGGGCATGGTGCTGGCCGAACTGGTCGACATCCGGCGGACGGCGGGCCCGGCGCGCTGGGTGCGCGTCCTCGGCAACCAGCCGCTGATGTGGACGATCGCGCTGGCGGCCTTCCTGTTCTCCGCCACCGACCTCGGCGGTCCGGCCGGCCTGACCCGCGCCGAGCCCTGGCAGTACGCGGCGAAGATGGCGCTCGGCCTGATCATCGGGTTCACGTTGCTCGCGCCGCTCGTACTCGGCGACCGCCGCCACCGTTGGCTGGAATCCAGGCTCGCCGCCACCATCGGCCGCTGGTCCTACGGCATCTTCCTATGGCATCTCGCGGTGCTGTCCATTGTCTTTCCGGTTTTCGGCATCCTGCCGTTCCGCGGGGACTTCCTCTGGGTGCTGTGCTTGACCATCGCCCTCACCATCCCGGTCGCGGCGGCCAGCTACGCGTTGATCGAGGATCCCGCCCGCCGCTTCGCCCGCAGCCGCGACCGTGCGAAAGCCGCTGCGCGCGACGCGGACTCGCCGACCGCGTAG
- a CDS encoding alpha-(1->3)-arabinofuranosyltransferase, translating to MPVTSAPLSDSIGTESAATGTPDAAPLGKRWLAGTVLAAFLLAFWQAPGTTVADTKYDLAQNPFGFLARAAHLWSSQAPMGQVQNQAYGYFFPHGAFFSAGHALGLPAWVTQRIWWALLLLAGFWGIVRLCETLGIGSRGSRVIAAIAFAFSPRVLTTLGSISSETLPMVLAPWVLLAPAALGTAYRNRKLGGARSPAGSALALALMGSVNAVATVAAFLPALLWWGSYRPDRRWWRFTLAWVPLLVLAVFWWAVPLLLLGKVSPPFLDYIESSGVTTQWASLGEVLRGTDSWTPFVSPERIAGAVLVTQPAAVLATGLIAAAGLAGLALKTMPCRGRLTLILLVGLAGICAGYVGELSGPFAESVRVFLDSAGAPLRNVHKLEPLIRLPLVLGLAHLLARIPLPASVPMPVWRSAFAHPERDRRVAVAALVLTALALSTSLAWTGKLAPRGAYDQVPAYWQQTADWLSRNASDTRALVVPGAPFGSQVWGLTRDEPLQALASTPWAIRDSVPLNPPGTIRAMDSVQRLIADGRPSAGLAATLADQGIGVLVLRNDLDPETSRSTRPLLAHRAIEGSPGLTKVAEFGSPIQISVIADGLVADGDLRPAYPAIEIYRVEVDPPGTPTRVRSGTGAPNSFPGAYTVGLGEVPTVQGGPEVLERLRRSGNTGVPSLLAADATRAGLPLGPLTVTDSPMDRETDFGKVDNHNSALRAPTDPRRTHNLVPDYPVPGAELVRGEWSGATITASSSAADATQLGGAAPGSSTAAVVDGDPATSWISSGIDSAVGQWLRLDLETPIKSAGLLSLTTSPAAIGTPVKWVEVRTDNGSVSARVTEPGAPLSISLPAGRTTWLTITAIRTENDTGGGQFGISELELDDYSVRETPVPVDIRHRTVLPPLATGTPVLAWDLGQEFPGRSACFDAPDRVRCSKALALAAEEPGTFERTLQVPEPMRVAPDLTVRTRQGPALAALLTDPNRPIARGQADVGDLRGSAFAATDGDVRTSWTAPEDSIREFTGPKPTLTIELPEPALVTGLDLTPSLGGLPAAPTSVAVNLGNGPQVRALNTDAEPGAASRISLHPQVTDRIEITIQSWQPVLDKTALGFAITQPPGLAEVEVLGPGYPAPAPADRQLTIPCALGPTINIDGQLVRTSVTATAAELLSGAPVAARVCDDAALEISSGELPLSTGRADVQVGPTELFSVDRIRLSRTDFEPSPRPTQDRLLVLPLSTNVGWAATADGRELTPIVVNGWQQGWILPPNAGEVTVSFPDDRWYRLGIFGGLLLLIPLALLAIPRRRRFSALLGLRSRTSPAAVTAPEQAASTTAATWGNRLLGAVGLGAVATVIAGPVGAVLTAAGVAAARFAPQATTKYLPAVAGIGTTISVAALSTGPWRAQGGYMGGSLWVQLPALIAVIAVGIAALAPRDR from the coding sequence ATGCCAGTGACTTCCGCGCCACTCTCCGATTCGATCGGAACCGAGAGCGCGGCGACGGGTACGCCCGACGCCGCGCCGCTGGGCAAACGCTGGCTCGCCGGGACCGTGCTCGCCGCCTTCCTCCTGGCCTTCTGGCAGGCGCCCGGAACGACGGTGGCCGACACCAAGTACGACTTGGCGCAGAATCCGTTCGGGTTTCTGGCGCGCGCCGCTCATCTCTGGAGCAGCCAGGCACCGATGGGTCAGGTGCAGAACCAGGCCTACGGCTATTTCTTTCCGCACGGCGCGTTCTTCTCGGCCGGGCACGCGCTCGGCCTGCCCGCCTGGGTGACCCAGCGAATCTGGTGGGCGCTGCTGCTGCTCGCCGGGTTCTGGGGCATCGTCCGGCTGTGCGAGACCCTCGGGATCGGCAGTCGCGGGTCGCGGGTGATCGCGGCGATCGCGTTCGCGTTCTCGCCCCGCGTGCTCACCACGCTCGGTTCGATTTCCTCCGAGACCTTGCCGATGGTGCTGGCGCCGTGGGTGCTGCTGGCCCCGGCCGCCCTCGGCACGGCCTACCGGAACCGCAAGCTCGGCGGTGCGCGCAGCCCGGCCGGTAGTGCGCTGGCGCTGGCATTGATGGGTTCGGTCAACGCCGTCGCCACCGTCGCCGCGTTCCTGCCCGCGCTGCTGTGGTGGGGTTCCTATCGGCCGGATCGGCGCTGGTGGCGGTTCACGCTGGCCTGGGTGCCGCTGCTGGTGCTGGCGGTGTTCTGGTGGGCGGTGCCGCTGTTGCTGCTCGGCAAGGTGTCGCCGCCATTTCTGGACTACATCGAATCGTCCGGGGTGACGACGCAGTGGGCGTCGCTCGGTGAGGTGCTGCGCGGCACCGACAGCTGGACACCGTTCGTCTCGCCGGAGCGGATCGCGGGCGCGGTGCTCGTCACCCAACCCGCCGCCGTGCTGGCCACCGGGCTGATCGCGGCCGCGGGCCTGGCGGGCCTGGCGCTGAAGACCATGCCCTGTCGCGGTCGGCTCACGCTGATCCTGCTGGTCGGGCTGGCCGGTATCTGCGCGGGCTACGTCGGGGAACTGAGCGGGCCGTTCGCGGAATCGGTGCGGGTCTTCCTGGATTCGGCGGGTGCGCCGCTGCGGAACGTGCACAAGCTGGAGCCGCTGATCCGCTTGCCGCTGGTGCTGGGCCTGGCGCATCTGCTGGCCCGGATTCCGCTGCCCGCGTCGGTGCCGATGCCGGTGTGGCGCAGCGCTTTCGCCCATCCCGAGCGGGACCGCCGGGTCGCCGTCGCGGCGCTCGTCCTGACCGCGCTGGCCTTGTCCACCTCGCTGGCCTGGACCGGGAAGCTGGCGCCGCGCGGCGCCTACGACCAGGTGCCCGCCTACTGGCAGCAGACCGCGGACTGGCTCTCCCGCAACGCTTCCGACACTCGCGCGCTGGTGGTGCCCGGTGCGCCGTTCGGCAGCCAGGTGTGGGGTCTCACCCGCGACGAACCGTTGCAGGCGCTGGCGAGCACGCCGTGGGCCATCCGGGATTCGGTCCCGCTGAACCCGCCGGGGACCATCCGCGCGATGGACTCCGTCCAGCGGCTGATCGCCGACGGGCGGCCCTCGGCCGGGCTGGCGGCAACGCTGGCCGATCAGGGCATCGGAGTCCTGGTGCTGCGCAATGATCTCGACCCCGAGACCTCGCGGTCGACCCGGCCGTTGCTGGCCCATCGGGCGATCGAAGGCTCGCCCGGCCTGACCAAGGTGGCCGAATTCGGTTCACCCATCCAGATTTCCGTGATCGCCGACGGACTGGTGGCCGATGGCGATCTGCGGCCCGCGTATCCGGCGATCGAGATCTACCGGGTGGAGGTGGACCCGCCGGGGACGCCCACTCGGGTACGCAGCGGAACCGGTGCGCCGAATTCGTTCCCCGGCGCCTACACCGTGGGACTGGGCGAAGTTCCGACCGTGCAGGGCGGCCCGGAAGTACTGGAGCGACTGCGCCGGTCCGGAAACACCGGCGTGCCGAGCCTTCTCGCGGCCGACGCGACCCGCGCCGGTCTGCCCCTCGGACCGCTCACCGTCACCGACAGCCCGATGGACCGGGAAACCGACTTCGGCAAGGTCGACAACCACAACTCGGCGTTGCGCGCGCCGACCGACCCACGTCGCACGCACAACCTGGTGCCCGACTATCCGGTGCCGGGCGCGGAACTCGTGCGCGGCGAATGGTCCGGCGCGACCATCACCGCGTCCAGCTCCGCCGCCGACGCGACCCAGCTCGGTGGCGCCGCACCGGGCAGCTCCACCGCCGCCGTGGTGGACGGCGATCCGGCCACCTCCTGGATCAGCAGCGGCATCGACAGCGCGGTGGGGCAATGGCTTCGGCTCGATCTGGAGACGCCGATCAAGTCGGCCGGACTGCTCAGCCTGACCACCAGCCCCGCCGCCATCGGCACGCCGGTGAAATGGGTGGAGGTGCGCACCGACAACGGCAGCGTGTCCGCACGCGTCACCGAACCGGGTGCCCCGCTGTCGATCTCGCTGCCCGCCGGCCGCACCACCTGGCTCACCATCACCGCGATCCGCACCGAGAACGACACCGGCGGCGGGCAATTCGGCATCAGCGAGCTCGAACTCGACGATTACAGCGTCCGCGAGACACCGGTGCCGGTGGATATCCGGCACCGGACCGTACTGCCGCCCCTCGCCACCGGCACACCCGTGCTGGCCTGGGATCTGGGCCAGGAATTCCCCGGGCGCAGTGCGTGTTTCGACGCCCCCGACCGTGTGCGCTGCAGCAAGGCGCTCGCGCTGGCGGCGGAGGAGCCGGGGACTTTCGAACGCACACTGCAGGTTCCGGAACCGATGCGCGTCGCCCCGGACCTGACCGTGCGCACCCGGCAGGGCCCGGCGTTGGCGGCGCTGCTCACCGACCCGAACCGGCCGATCGCGCGCGGCCAGGCCGATGTCGGCGATCTGCGCGGTTCCGCGTTCGCCGCGACCGACGGTGACGTCCGCACCAGCTGGACCGCGCCGGAGGACTCGATCCGCGAATTCACCGGCCCGAAACCGACACTCACCATCGAACTGCCCGAACCGGCGTTGGTCACCGGCCTGGATCTCACCCCGTCCCTCGGCGGTCTGCCCGCCGCGCCCACCTCGGTCGCGGTGAACCTGGGCAACGGTCCGCAGGTGCGTGCACTGAACACCGACGCCGAACCGGGCGCGGCGTCGCGGATCTCGCTGCACCCGCAGGTGACGGACCGGATCGAGATCACCATTCAGTCCTGGCAGCCGGTGCTGGACAAGACCGCGCTCGGTTTCGCCATCACGCAGCCGCCGGGCCTGGCCGAAGTCGAAGTGCTCGGCCCCGGCTATCCGGCTCCGGCACCCGCCGACCGGCAGCTCACCATTCCGTGCGCGCTCGGCCCGACCATCAATATCGACGGGCAGCTCGTGCGCACCTCGGTCACCGCGACCGCGGCGGAGTTGCTGTCCGGCGCGCCGGTGGCCGCTCGGGTCTGCGACGACGCGGCGCTAGAGATTTCCTCCGGGGAACTTCCCCTGTCGACCGGCCGCGCGGACGTTCAGGTCGGGCCGACCGAACTTTTCTCCGTCGACCGGATTCGGCTGTCTCGCACCGATTTCGAGCCGAGCCCCCGCCCCACCCAGGATCGACTGCTCGTCCTCCCGCTGAGCACCAATGTCGGCTGGGCGGCCACCGCGGATGGTCGTGAGCTGACCCCGATCGTGGTGAACGGCTGGCAACAGGGCTGGATACTTCCCCCGAACGCAGGCGAGGTCACCGTCTCCTTCCCTGACGACCGCTGGTACCGACTCGGCATCTTCGGCGGTCTGCTGCTGCTGATTCCCCTTGCCCTGCTGGCGATTCCGCGACGTCGACGCTTCTCCGCGCTGCTCGGACTTCGATCACGGACCAGCCCCGCCGCGGTGACGGCTCCCGAGCAGGCTGCGTCCACCACTGCCGCGACTTGGGGAAATCGACTGCTCGGCGCAGTCGGCCTCGGCGCGGTCGCGACCGTGATCGCCGGACCGGTCGGCGCTGTCCTCACCGCGGCCGGTGTCGCCGCCGCCCGGTTCGCCCCGCAGGCCACCACGAAATACCTTCCGGCAGTGGCGGGAATCGGCACGACCATTTCCGTCGCCGCGCTGTCCACCGGCCCTTGGCGCGCCCAGGGCGGTTACATGGGCGGATCGCTCTGGGTCCAATTGCCCGCGCTGATCGCTGTAATCGCTGTCGGCATCGCCGCTCTCGCGCCCCGCGACCGGTAG
- a CDS encoding DUF2613 domain-containing protein yields the protein MKFAVPGIASAVGGAVLGLLAVFAITAAVQQNTRPELDKGDPDSSLLNNVEYGAR from the coding sequence ATGAAGTTTGCTGTTCCCGGGATTGCGAGTGCGGTCGGCGGCGCCGTTTTGGGCCTGCTCGCGGTGTTCGCGATCACCGCCGCAGTGCAGCAGAACACCCGGCCCGAGCTCGACAAGGGCGACCCGGACTCCTCCCTGCTCAACAACGTCGAGTACGGCGCCCGCTGA